The following coding sequences are from one Veillonellaceae bacterium window:
- a CDS encoding tRNA threonylcarbamoyladenosine dehydratase — protein MLNEFSRTELLIGVQGLEKLAQSKVAVFGVGGVGSFVVEGLVRAGVGKFVLVDDDCICRTNINRQLHATTKTVGQPKVEVMKNRILDINPRAEVETFQQFYLPDNAEGLIRKDYDYIVDAIDTVTAKLDLVLRAKSLGIPIICAMGAGNKLDPTKFEVADIFKTSIDPLARVMRQELRKRGVTSLKVVYSKEQPLNPIESEGSSCATGCICPPGATRKCTARRNIPGSISFVPSVAGLIIAGEVIKDIVFNRV, from the coding sequence GTGCTTAATGAGTTTTCGCGCACCGAATTATTAATTGGTGTACAAGGTTTAGAAAAGCTGGCGCAGAGTAAAGTTGCCGTCTTTGGTGTCGGCGGCGTCGGCAGTTTTGTTGTTGAGGGCTTGGTGCGGGCCGGGGTGGGTAAATTTGTGCTGGTTGATGATGATTGTATCTGCCGGACCAATATAAATCGTCAACTTCACGCAACAACTAAGACAGTCGGTCAACCCAAGGTTGAGGTAATGAAAAACCGCATTCTTGACATTAATCCGCGGGCCGAAGTTGAAACTTTTCAGCAGTTTTATCTGCCGGATAATGCCGAAGGGTTAATAAGGAAAGATTATGATTATATTGTTGACGCCATTGATACGGTAACTGCCAAGCTGGATTTGGTATTAAGGGCAAAAAGTCTCGGTATACCGATAATTTGCGCTATGGGGGCCGGCAATAAGCTTGACCCTACCAAATTTGAAGTTGCCGACATTTTTAAAACTTCTATTGACCCATTGGCAAGAGTAATGCGGCAAGAGCTTAGAAAGCGGGGCGTTACTTCATTGAAGGTTGTCTATTCGAAGGAACAGCCGCTCAATCCTATTGAAAGCGAAGGTTCTAGCTGTGCGACAGGGTGTATCTGTCCGCCGGGCGCGACGCGAAAGTGTACTGCCCGCCGTAATATTCCCGGCAGTATTTCGTTTGTGCCGTCAGTGGCCGGACTGATAATTGCCGGTGAGGTTATTAAGGATATTGTCTTTAATCGGGTCTAA
- a CDS encoding sodium:alanine symporter family protein — protein MDFVKVLDSIDSLVWGPPLLILLVGTGIFLTIRLRLLQVFRLPLALKLIFTAKNDGKGDVNSFGALCTAMAATVGTGNIVGVATAVSAGGPGAIFWMWMAAFFGMATKYAEGLLAVKFRGYDANGQVAGGPMHYIEQGLGMKYRPLAVMFAVCGVLVAFFGIGTFPQVNAIVDSVELTMGIPVWATAAVVTILVAMITLGGLQSISRVASKIVPFMAIFYVLICLGVLVVYADKLPGAVVLIIESAFTGTAAAGGFLGATVMMAIRNGIARGIFSNESGLGSAPIAAAAAKTKWPAEQGLISMTGTFIDTIIICTMTGLTLVVTGAWSTELKGAALTQAAFASAFPTVGPLILTIGLALFAFTTILGWNYYGERCCEYLVGVKGIKPYRYTFIALVGAGAFLKLEAIWLIADIVNGLMAIPNLIALLGLSGVVVKETHRYMAHVREQEQAERRSIDQKAG, from the coding sequence ATGGATTTTGTAAAGGTATTAGACAGTATTGACAGTTTGGTGTGGGGGCCGCCGCTCCTCATACTATTGGTAGGGACCGGGATTTTTCTTACGATTAGGCTGCGGTTGTTGCAGGTCTTCCGGTTGCCGTTGGCGTTAAAACTCATTTTTACAGCCAAAAATGACGGCAAAGGTGATGTAAATAGTTTTGGAGCGCTTTGTACTGCAATGGCAGCGACTGTCGGCACTGGGAATATCGTAGGAGTGGCGACAGCTGTTTCAGCCGGTGGGCCGGGCGCAATTTTCTGGATGTGGATGGCTGCCTTCTTCGGCATGGCAACCAAATATGCTGAGGGTCTTTTGGCGGTTAAATTTCGCGGCTATGATGCTAATGGCCAAGTGGCCGGCGGCCCGATGCATTATATAGAGCAAGGTCTGGGGATGAAATACCGCCCCCTGGCTGTTATGTTTGCGGTGTGTGGTGTATTAGTAGCTTTCTTCGGGATTGGAACCTTCCCCCAAGTTAATGCTATTGTTGACAGTGTCGAGCTTACAATGGGTATTCCGGTATGGGCTACAGCTGCAGTTGTAACTATTTTGGTGGCGATGATAACGCTGGGCGGCCTTCAGAGCATTTCCAGAGTAGCATCTAAAATTGTTCCGTTTATGGCAATCTTTTATGTTTTAATTTGCCTGGGTGTACTCGTTGTTTATGCTGATAAACTGCCGGGGGCGGTAGTGTTGATAATCGAGAGCGCCTTCACCGGCACCGCTGCTGCCGGCGGCTTTTTAGGAGCAACAGTAATGATGGCAATCCGTAATGGTATCGCCCGTGGGATTTTCTCGAATGAATCGGGTTTGGGAAGTGCGCCAATCGCTGCTGCCGCGGCAAAAACAAAGTGGCCGGCTGAACAAGGTCTTATTTCGATGACCGGTACCTTCATCGATACGATTATCATTTGTACAATGACCGGTTTAACTCTTGTTGTAACAGGCGCTTGGAGCACAGAATTAAAAGGGGCAGCGCTAACTCAGGCAGCCTTTGCCTCCGCCTTTCCAACTGTAGGACCATTGATATTAACAATTGGCCTGGCATTATTTGCCTTTACTACCATCCTGGGCTGGAACTATTATGGCGAGCGGTGCTGCGAGTACCTTGTTGGGGTAAAGGGTATCAAGCCTTATCGCTATACCTTTATCGCACTGGTCGGCGCAGGAGCGTTCTTGAAACTTGAAGCCATCTGGCTAATTGCCGATATTGTGAATGGTCTTATGGCGATACCCAACCTTATTGCTCTGTTAGGGCTGTCAGGCGTTGTTGTTAAAGAAACTCATCGCTATATGGCTCATGTTCGTGAACAAGAGCAGGCTGAACGCCGCAGTATTGACCAAAAAGCAGGTTAG
- a CDS encoding B12-binding domain-containing radical SAM protein translates to MYFDDAEGPVFRPPSEANSFILRVTIGCSHNKCTYCNMYRTVRFRMRTMDEIVRQIERARPYASHIRRIFLADGNALMLATDKLLSILELLKKNFPKLQRVASYAGPLDILRKTPAEFDALYEAGLKLVYYGMESGDDETLAHVNKGVTAAQAIQAGQRITASNIKLSMMVILGLGGKLGSERHAANTAQAVNAIRPNMLSALTLMMYRGSELLAEFERGEFVLLPPDGIMVELYQMLNGIDLPPDRHCLFRSNHISNYVTLGGTLPRDKSRLLSEIKEAAAALSKITDWDPYNNVERF, encoded by the coding sequence ATGTATTTTGATGATGCTGAAGGGCCAGTTTTTCGCCCGCCTAGTGAGGCTAATAGTTTTATCCTTAGGGTGACAATAGGCTGTTCGCATAATAAATGCACTTATTGCAATATGTACCGGACAGTCAGGTTCAGAATGCGGACGATGGATGAAATTGTGCGGCAGATTGAGCGAGCTAGACCCTATGCTAGCCATATTCGCCGTATATTTTTAGCTGACGGAAATGCGTTGATGCTGGCAACTGATAAATTGCTAAGTATCCTTGAATTGTTAAAAAAGAATTTTCCTAAATTGCAGCGGGTAGCTAGTTACGCCGGGCCGCTCGACATTCTTCGCAAAACTCCGGCGGAATTTGATGCTCTTTATGAAGCCGGACTTAAGCTGGTTTATTACGGGATGGAGTCGGGTGATGATGAGACGCTAGCCCATGTCAATAAAGGGGTAACGGCTGCTCAAGCGATTCAAGCCGGACAGAGAATTACTGCGTCAAATATTAAACTGTCAATGATGGTTATTTTAGGACTGGGGGGGAAGCTAGGATCAGAACGGCATGCTGCCAACACGGCTCAAGCGGTAAATGCTATCCGTCCTAATATGCTCAGCGCGCTGACGCTCATGATGTATCGCGGCAGTGAACTTTTAGCTGAATTTGAACGCGGGGAATTTGTCCTGCTGCCGCCAGATGGGATAATGGTTGAATTGTATCAAATGCTAAATGGAATTGACTTGCCGCCCGATCGTCATTGCCTATTTCGCAGTAATCATATTTCCAATTATGTAACGCTAGGTGGAACACTGCCTCGTGACAAGTCAAGATTGCTCAGTGAGATTAAAGAGGCGGCCGCCGCATTGAGCAAGATTACTGACTGGGACCCATACAATAATGTCGAGCGTTTCTGA
- a CDS encoding nitroreductase family protein: MISELIKKNRSYRRYYEDEKISKETLLELVDNARLSPTGGNTQPLRYFLAYDEDTVEKIHPTLAWAGYLKEWPGPDKGERPPAYIIILKDKDIPMVAGVDHGIAAQSILLGAVEKGLGGCILASVQRQKLADALRIADKYEILFVLSIGKPKETVVIDEVELDQDIKYWRDEAQVHHVPKRKLKDIVING, translated from the coding sequence ATGATTAGTGAATTAATTAAGAAAAATCGCAGCTATCGTCGCTATTATGAAGACGAGAAGATATCAAAGGAGACATTGCTGGAGCTTGTTGATAATGCCAGATTATCCCCGACTGGCGGCAATACTCAGCCGTTAAGGTATTTTCTTGCTTATGATGAAGACACTGTTGAAAAAATTCATCCAACCCTGGCGTGGGCAGGCTATCTCAAAGAATGGCCGGGTCCAGATAAAGGCGAAAGACCGCCGGCTTATATAATTATTCTAAAAGATAAAGATATACCGATGGTGGCAGGAGTTGATCACGGCATCGCCGCGCAAAGTATTCTGTTAGGAGCAGTTGAGAAGGGTTTGGGTGGCTGTATACTCGCTAGTGTTCAACGGCAAAAATTAGCTGACGCCCTCCGCATCGCGGATAAGTACGAGATTCTGTTTGTGCTGTCAATTGGCAAGCCTAAAGAAACAGTTGTAATCGATGAGGTCGAGTTGGACCAGGATATTAAGTATTGGCGCGATGAAGCCCAAGTTCACCATGTGCCGAAACGTAAATTGAAAGACATTGTAATTAACGGCTAA
- a CDS encoding superoxide dismutase family protein translates to MYAKKCWPSEQESAEAIAYIKGGPLAPGIKGVVTFRAVPGGTEVSANINGLPQYQPAQGNRAPIGPHGFHLHECGSCAVGNPEDPFMKAGGHWNPDNQPHGNHAGDFPVLFSNNGRACMTFFTNKFKPKDVIGKAVIIHQNPDDYRTEPAGNAGRRLACGVIKRCR, encoded by the coding sequence ATGTATGCTAAAAAATGTTGGCCCAGCGAGCAGGAGTCTGCCGAGGCAATTGCCTATATTAAGGGCGGACCGCTTGCCCCTGGTATCAAAGGTGTCGTTACCTTCCGTGCTGTTCCCGGCGGAACCGAAGTCTCGGCAAACATAAATGGTCTGCCGCAATATCAGCCTGCGCAAGGCAATAGAGCCCCAATTGGTCCGCATGGATTTCATCTCCATGAATGCGGCAGCTGCGCCGTCGGCAACCCTGAAGATCCCTTCATGAAGGCAGGCGGACATTGGAATCCGGATAACCAACCACATGGCAATCATGCCGGCGATTTTCCGGTGCTGTTTTCTAACAACGGTCGAGCCTGTATGACCTTCTTCACCAATAAATTCAAACCCAAGGATGTTATCGGCAAGGCAGTAATTATTCACCAAAATCCCGACGACTATCGGACCGAGCCGGCAGGAAACGCCGGCCGACGTCTGGCCTGCGGAGTCATCAAGCGCTGCCGCTAA
- a CDS encoding C40 family peptidase yields MLKHKFSIVIALLMAFTFTIVAPAAPAYANPLSNLLTKTDSDSSASGGNGLLNILMGLLLGKLFNNLNDSGSSPAVTAPNKSLGSTAPASATGQAIIADAQKYLGVPYVWGGSTPSGFDCSGFTQYVMKENGIQIPRTAAEQYAAGTPVNKADLKVGDLVFFTTYKPGASHVGFYMGNGKFIHASSGADQVTISNLDEKYYVEHYIGSRSYF; encoded by the coding sequence ATGCTTAAGCATAAGTTTTCCATTGTCATCGCTTTGCTAATGGCTTTCACCTTTACCATAGTAGCACCAGCGGCCCCGGCATATGCAAATCCGTTGTCTAACCTCCTGACTAAAACTGATTCCGACAGCTCCGCCTCAGGCGGCAACGGACTGTTAAATATTCTGATGGGCTTGTTGCTTGGTAAGCTTTTTAACAATCTAAATGATTCAGGTTCATCACCGGCTGTCACAGCACCTAATAAATCACTGGGCTCAACTGCGCCGGCCAGCGCAACCGGACAAGCCATAATTGCTGACGCCCAAAAGTATCTGGGTGTGCCCTATGTATGGGGCGGTTCAACACCAAGCGGTTTTGACTGCTCAGGTTTCACGCAATATGTAATGAAAGAAAATGGCATCCAAATTCCACGTACAGCGGCTGAACAATATGCTGCCGGTACTCCGGTCAACAAAGCCGACCTTAAAGTTGGGGACCTTGTTTTCTTCACCACTTATAAACCAGGTGCTTCACACGTCGGTTTCTACATGGGCAACGGCAAGTTCATCCACGCCAGCTCAGGTGCCGACCAGGTAACTATAAGCAACCTCGATGAGAAGTACTACGTTGAGCACTATATCGGTTCCCGGAGCTACTTCTAA
- a CDS encoding glutamine--tRNA ligase/YqeY domain fusion protein → MTISPSQPANFIDAIINEDLEANQNISKVHTRFPPEPNGYLHIGHAKSICLNFGTAKKYSGLCNLRFDDTNPSKEEVEYVDSIKADVKWLGFSWDDRMFYASDYFETIYDSAVLLIKKGKAYVDDLTPEQIRQYRGTLTEPGKESPYRDRSIEENLDLFARMRKGEFADGSRVLRAKIDMASPNINMRDPVIYRILHAHHHRTGDKWCIYPMYDYAHPISDAIEGITHSICTLEFEDHRPLYNWVLEELAEMNFPSRPRQIEFARLNITKMVMSKRKLRALVEQGYVSGWDDPRMPTISGLRRRGYTPEAIRDFCDRIGIAKSNSTVDVALLEHCIREDLNAKAPRVMAVLRPVKLIIDNYPVDQVEQLEAENNPENPEMGSRTIPFSRELYIEQDDFMEDPPKKFFRLAPGKEVRLKHAYIIKCESVVKDEATGAVTEIHCTYDPDSKSGGPTAGRKVKGTLHWVSAGQAVPAVVRLYDYLFREDSEDNDDFAAAFNPESLEELNGCMIEPSIAGAPAGNRYQFLRQGYFSIDPSSTAEKLVINRIVGLRDSWAKANKS, encoded by the coding sequence ATGACAATAAGTCCAAGCCAGCCGGCTAACTTTATCGATGCTATCATTAATGAGGACTTAGAAGCTAATCAAAATATCAGTAAGGTACATACGCGGTTTCCACCAGAGCCTAACGGCTATCTTCATATTGGCCATGCCAAGTCAATCTGCCTGAATTTTGGCACAGCTAAGAAGTACAGCGGGCTGTGCAATCTGCGTTTCGATGATACTAATCCTTCAAAAGAAGAAGTCGAGTATGTTGACTCCATTAAGGCTGATGTTAAATGGCTAGGGTTTAGCTGGGACGACAGAATGTTTTATGCCTCTGACTATTTCGAAACAATTTATGATAGCGCAGTGTTGCTCATTAAAAAAGGCAAAGCTTATGTTGATGATTTAACACCCGAGCAAATCCGCCAGTATCGCGGTACACTTACTGAACCGGGTAAAGAAAGCCCATACCGCGATCGTTCAATCGAAGAGAATCTTGATTTGTTTGCAAGAATGCGCAAAGGGGAATTTGCTGACGGCAGCCGGGTTTTAAGGGCAAAAATCGATATGGCTTCGCCGAATATTAATATGCGCGATCCTGTCATCTATCGTATCTTACATGCTCACCACCATCGTACCGGTGATAAGTGGTGCATTTATCCGATGTATGACTATGCTCATCCCATTTCAGATGCCATTGAAGGCATTACTCATTCGATATGTACACTGGAATTTGAAGATCACCGCCCGCTGTATAACTGGGTGCTCGAAGAGTTGGCCGAAATGAATTTTCCAAGCCGGCCGCGCCAGATAGAATTTGCCAGACTAAACATAACCAAAATGGTTATGAGTAAACGCAAACTGCGGGCGCTAGTTGAACAAGGTTATGTCAGCGGCTGGGATGATCCGCGGATGCCGACCATCTCAGGACTTCGCCGCCGCGGTTATACACCGGAAGCTATCCGCGACTTCTGCGACCGTATCGGAATAGCTAAGAGCAATAGCACAGTCGATGTTGCTTTACTGGAACACTGTATTAGAGAAGACCTTAATGCAAAAGCGCCGCGGGTAATGGCTGTACTGCGGCCTGTAAAATTGATAATTGATAACTATCCGGTTGATCAGGTTGAGCAGCTTGAAGCTGAGAATAATCCTGAAAACCCTGAAATGGGGTCACGGACCATTCCCTTTTCACGGGAGCTATATATTGAGCAGGATGACTTTATGGAAGACCCGCCCAAGAAGTTTTTCCGCCTTGCCCCAGGTAAAGAAGTGCGCTTGAAGCATGCCTATATAATTAAATGCGAAAGCGTTGTAAAGGACGAGGCGACAGGCGCTGTCACCGAAATTCACTGTACCTATGATCCTGATTCAAAAAGCGGCGGACCAACTGCCGGCCGCAAAGTAAAAGGTACGCTCCACTGGGTATCAGCTGGTCAGGCAGTACCTGCAGTTGTGCGTCTCTATGATTATCTTTTCCGTGAGGACAGCGAAGACAATGACGACTTTGCTGCCGCATTTAACCCCGAATCACTCGAAGAGCTTAACGGTTGCATGATTGAGCCTAGCATTGCCGGTGCACCGGCCGGTAACCGCTATCAATTCCTGCGTCAGGGCTATTTCTCCATAGATCCTTCCTCAACTGCTGAGAAATTGGTAATTAACCGTATTGTCGGTTTACGTGATTCTTGGGCCAAAGCAAATAAATCGTAA
- a CDS encoding PHP domain-containing protein produces the protein MMRVDLHIHTTASDGNWRPEVLVNQVKSAGIGLFAVTDHDTTANINETSALAAAAGLNFLPGVEICTTINNQSFHILGYGIDADNAALNKLLRYNTALMEDVDQQSVKKLIKDGLAIDYDEYCQYRHDPERGGWEALNFLIDKGFCRDINDFFANLFTKERGITFPDFPPPSVAIAAIKGAGGVPVLAHPGSGFHGSTLEETLDFFVREDIQGVECYHPCHDENTTKRAVEWCKQRNLIITGGSDCHGSFFKDRCLGRPEIYLEQLNLGILELRLPPMP, from the coding sequence ATGATGAGAGTAGATTTACATATCCATACGACGGCATCAGATGGCAATTGGCGACCCGAGGTGTTAGTCAATCAAGTAAAAAGTGCCGGGATAGGTCTGTTTGCAGTAACCGATCATGATACAACAGCCAATATCAATGAGACATCAGCCTTAGCCGCGGCTGCCGGCTTAAATTTTCTGCCGGGAGTAGAAATTTGTACAACCATCAATAATCAATCTTTTCACATTTTAGGTTATGGCATAGATGCAGATAATGCTGCCTTAAACAAGCTGCTGCGTTATAACACCGCGCTAATGGAAGATGTCGATCAGCAAAGTGTCAAGAAATTAATCAAGGACGGCTTGGCAATTGATTACGATGAGTACTGCCAATACCGTCATGACCCTGAGCGAGGCGGCTGGGAGGCGCTGAATTTTCTGATTGATAAAGGTTTTTGCCGGGATATAAACGATTTTTTTGCTAATCTATTTACCAAGGAACGGGGGATAACCTTTCCGGATTTCCCGCCGCCGAGTGTCGCGATTGCAGCAATAAAAGGCGCTGGCGGTGTGCCGGTCCTCGCTCACCCTGGCAGCGGCTTTCATGGCTCAACGCTCGAAGAAACGCTTGACTTTTTCGTCCGTGAAGACATTCAGGGGGTTGAATGCTATCATCCCTGTCATGATGAGAACACGACCAAACGAGCGGTAGAATGGTGTAAGCAGCGGAATTTGATAATCACGGGCGGCTCTGATTGTCATGGCAGTTTTTTTAAAGACCGCTGCCTTGGGCGGCCGGAAATCTATCTTGAACAACTGAATCTGGGAATATTGGAACTAAGACTCCCGCCGATGCCGTAA
- a CDS encoding long-chain fatty acid--CoA ligase: MLVHQLIEQGKIEQIALFGKKTVTYGELQAQVGRYRAFFYQQGVRQGDNVGLLAKNSVEFIYSYMAIISLGAVAVPINFQLVPREIAYIIKDAKIKVFVTMTEFDLQAELANYGYHETVNQLVIPKFSVDLDTADLDAVAAVTNISADDSCVIIYTSGTTGNPKGAVLSHNNLVSDSEAFTKILSVNAEDNVLCVLPMYHCFSWTCAVLSTLLHGAAITILETFNPKETVSAIRDGGVTIIYAVPAMYQLISTVGRPEDFSKVRYFISGGASLPETIARNFQAKFGIPILEGYGLSEASPVVCLNRPGHIKYCSIGETLPGIDAKIVNEDNREVPTGEVGELIVRGPNVMKGYYNLPEDTAKALRNGWLHTGDMAYGDEDGYIFIVDRIKDMIITSGENVYPREIEELLYAHPAISEAAVIGIPDKLRGQAGRAYVVIAEGHTLDKKALREYLSNRLAAYKVPREFVQVEALPKNSTGKIMKRLLREEAV, encoded by the coding sequence ATGCTTGTTCACCAGTTAATCGAACAAGGGAAAATCGAACAAATTGCTCTATTCGGCAAAAAAACAGTAACCTACGGTGAATTGCAAGCGCAGGTAGGCCGCTACCGGGCGTTTTTTTACCAGCAAGGTGTTCGTCAAGGCGATAATGTTGGTTTATTGGCTAAGAACTCGGTCGAATTTATTTATAGCTATATGGCTATTATCAGTCTGGGGGCCGTTGCAGTTCCAATTAACTTTCAGTTAGTGCCGCGGGAAATCGCCTATATCATAAAGGATGCAAAGATTAAAGTTTTTGTGACGATGACAGAGTTTGATCTGCAAGCTGAACTCGCTAACTATGGCTACCATGAAACAGTTAATCAATTGGTGATACCGAAATTTAGCGTGGATCTTGACACAGCCGATCTAGATGCCGTCGCGGCCGTCACAAATATTTCGGCTGACGATTCCTGTGTAATTATATATACTTCGGGCACAACTGGTAATCCGAAAGGCGCAGTTTTAAGTCATAATAACTTAGTAAGTGATTCCGAGGCATTTACCAAAATATTGTCAGTAAATGCTGAGGATAATGTGCTATGCGTTTTACCGATGTATCACTGCTTTTCCTGGACATGCGCGGTGCTAAGCACGTTGCTGCATGGCGCAGCTATTACAATTTTGGAAACCTTTAATCCCAAAGAAACCGTTTCAGCCATCAGAGATGGTGGAGTAACAATAATATATGCTGTTCCGGCCATGTATCAGCTCATATCGACAGTCGGCCGGCCGGAAGACTTTTCTAAAGTAAGATATTTTATTTCAGGCGGCGCATCGCTCCCGGAAACGATAGCTAGGAATTTCCAAGCGAAATTTGGCATTCCGATTCTCGAAGGATATGGCCTATCAGAAGCCTCCCCGGTAGTTTGTCTTAATCGGCCAGGCCATATTAAATATTGCTCAATCGGCGAGACGCTTCCGGGAATCGATGCTAAAATAGTTAATGAAGATAACCGCGAAGTACCGACCGGAGAAGTTGGCGAACTTATTGTTCGAGGTCCTAATGTAATGAAAGGTTACTACAATTTACCGGAAGATACCGCAAAAGCGCTGCGTAACGGTTGGCTGCACACCGGCGATATGGCATATGGCGATGAGGATGGGTACATTTTTATCGTTGATCGAATTAAAGACATGATCATCACGAGTGGTGAAAATGTTTATCCGCGTGAAATTGAAGAACTCCTCTATGCTCATCCCGCCATCTCTGAAGCTGCTGTTATCGGAATTCCTGATAAACTTCGGGGGCAGGCCGGACGTGCCTATGTAGTCATTGCCGAAGGACATACTTTAGACAAAAAGGCGCTGCGTGAATACTTGAGTAATAGGTTAGCGGCCTATAAAGTGCCGCGTGAATTTGTTCAAGTCGAGGCCTTACCAAAGAACAGTACTGGCAAGATTATGAAAAGGTTGTTGCGTGAGGAGGCTGTCTAA
- a CDS encoding RidA family protein: MHPIHYTPYSLNSKGHYSPAVIHGDTVYISGQLPIDYLNGKTLPTGGIEEQTRQALKNLKYVLEQAGSSKEKVLKTTVYIPDIEYWPTVNNIYSEFFGSHKLARTIVPTTTLHFGALIEVEAVAAR, translated from the coding sequence ATACACCCTATTCATTATACACCCTATTCATTAAATTCTAAAGGTCATTATTCGCCGGCCGTTATCCATGGTGATACAGTCTATATTTCGGGACAATTGCCAATTGACTACTTAAATGGTAAGACTTTGCCGACAGGCGGTATCGAGGAACAAACAAGACAGGCGCTTAAAAATTTGAAATATGTCCTTGAACAAGCTGGAAGTTCAAAGGAAAAGGTACTCAAAACTACCGTTTATATACCAGACATTGAATACTGGCCGACAGTGAATAATATATATAGCGAATTTTTTGGCAGTCATAAACTGGCGCGGACTATTGTACCTACGACTACGCTCCACTTTGGGGCGCTGATAGAAGTCGAGGCTGTTGCAGCAAGGTAG
- a CDS encoding GHKL domain-containing protein, with translation MFQRTLRHLSAINSIVFLLIFMVFGTVLYGYVSYRLFDKVDEAARLKASNFKIANGRPAPLGRSRFLFDPRIMILLREPSGRVVSVFSREDIDVEELSKMASNIDIGEKKTVEFDNHAYRIVSIPYSYEDNVMNTRHGPVTVNGVIAVSIVDSEMALLRNLLVIIITGLILGVMIIVLAGYYLARRAMVPIQGSWDKQQEFVADASHELRTPLAVIKSNAELILRHPTHTVEDESIRVTNIIREVRRMTKLVSDLLTLARADTNHLELQMGQVNINELLDTVAQQFTPLAELDGHRMQIEVAEQMEVAADRERLYQLLVILVDNALKYSSEPGTIRIAGARQGGNVLITVEDSGQGIPAEDLPRIFDRFYRGDKARSREKGGTGLGLSIARWIVEKHGGKITVESQRGVGTKFSILLPSKGLKGR, from the coding sequence ATGTTTCAAAGAACACTCCGCCATTTGTCGGCTATCAACTCAATAGTATTCTTGCTTATCTTTATGGTTTTCGGGACAGTATTGTACGGTTACGTTTCGTACCGGCTTTTTGATAAAGTCGATGAGGCAGCCAGACTTAAGGCCAGTAACTTTAAAATTGCCAACGGACGGCCTGCTCCGTTGGGGCGAAGCCGGTTCTTGTTTGACCCGCGGATTATGATTTTGCTGCGAGAACCCAGCGGCCGGGTTGTAAGTGTCTTTTCCCGTGAGGATATTGATGTTGAAGAACTTTCGAAAATGGCATCCAATATTGATATTGGTGAGAAGAAAACGGTAGAGTTTGATAATCATGCTTACCGAATCGTCAGCATTCCTTACAGTTATGAGGACAATGTTATGAATACTAGGCATGGGCCAGTTACCGTAAATGGGGTTATCGCCGTCAGCATTGTTGACTCTGAAATGGCGTTGCTGCGCAATCTGCTTGTAATAATAATCACCGGATTGATATTAGGTGTGATGATTATTGTTTTAGCCGGATATTATTTAGCTAGGCGGGCCATGGTTCCTATTCAGGGTTCATGGGATAAACAACAGGAATTTGTTGCTGATGCCTCGCATGAATTGCGTACGCCGCTTGCTGTAATCAAAAGCAATGCTGAACTTATTCTGCGCCATCCGACCCATACTGTAGAGGATGAGAGCATAAGGGTTACCAATATAATAAGAGAAGTCCGACGTATGACTAAACTGGTTTCAGATTTACTTACCCTAGCCCGCGCCGATACCAACCACTTGGAGCTGCAGATGGGTCAAGTCAACATAAATGAGCTGCTCGATACGGTTGCCCAGCAATTTACGCCGTTGGCTGAGCTAGACGGGCATAGAATGCAGATCGAAGTTGCTGAACAGATGGAAGTGGCGGCTGATCGGGAGAGATTGTATCAATTGCTAGTCATACTAGTTGACAATGCCCTAAAATATAGTTCAGAGCCCGGTACTATCAGGATTGCCGGGGCCAGGCAGGGCGGCAATGTCTTAATTACTGTCGAGGATTCCGGGCAAGGCATACCGGCTGAAGATTTGCCGCGGATTTTTGACCGTTTTTATCGTGGTGATAAAGCTCGATCTCGTGAAAAGGGCGGCACCGGCTTAGGCCTGTCCATTGCCAGGTGGATTGTCGAGAAGCACGGCGGCAAGATAACAGTTGAAAGCCAACGCGGTGTTGGAACCAAATTTAGCATTTTGTTGCCGTCGAAAGGTTTAAAAGGCCGTTGA